The following coding sequences lie in one Spirosoma sp. KUDC1026 genomic window:
- the gldM gene encoding gliding motility protein GldM: MAGTKESPRQKMIGMMYLVLTALLALQVTSAILEKFILLNNSLEQSTGAANRVNQATLDNIRGTVEKSGNRAADLAIVQQATQVRDQTSKLIADIDALKERIITEAGGGVDEAGVIRNMSEEEKVAQIMIGGNRNGEAYALKTKLDNYTSGLTKYTNAKYPSLALDGKDDPITNRSPDQRLKDFSELNFAQTPVPAALAVLSQRQTDVRRIEGEVLDALASKVGAQDVKFDKILAMLSMDSKVVVAGTKFKGEMFLAASSSGIQPRMSLNGGPVRVQDGQGIIEFTAQGGSYDKNGLSKRTLNGSISYMQPNGENKTVTFNREYFVAKPSYEIESGSFPPLYLGCANKLSVQSPQLGALWSPSFSADGASVIQSGEKGKITIVPNAARVTLNVSNAGSLLGKNDFRVNRVPKPTLEVYAGGSKVDERRGMSVSAVRSIRVNAVADESFRNYSPDDANFRVSGITVSLARGSRRVGSPVSLGAGGGSVGALAADAQPGDRYVVEVEGVQRRNFQGNVSDVPMGRPTFIIPLN, translated from the coding sequence ATGGCAGGCACAAAAGAGTCACCCCGTCAGAAGATGATCGGGATGATGTATCTGGTATTGACCGCTCTGCTGGCATTGCAGGTCACCTCCGCTATTCTGGAAAAATTCATCCTTTTAAATAACAGCCTGGAGCAGTCGACCGGAGCCGCAAACCGGGTAAACCAGGCTACACTTGATAATATTCGGGGGACGGTTGAAAAATCGGGTAACCGGGCTGCTGATCTGGCTATCGTTCAACAAGCCACACAGGTTCGTGACCAGACCTCGAAACTGATTGCGGATATTGACGCGCTGAAGGAACGTATCATCACTGAAGCCGGTGGGGGCGTTGATGAAGCGGGTGTTATTCGGAACATGAGCGAAGAAGAGAAAGTCGCGCAGATCATGATCGGTGGCAACCGCAATGGCGAGGCTTATGCACTCAAAACCAAGCTGGATAACTATACGAGCGGTTTGACGAAATATACCAACGCGAAATATCCATCGCTGGCACTGGATGGTAAAGACGATCCAATAACAAACCGGTCTCCGGACCAGCGTCTTAAGGACTTTAGTGAACTAAACTTTGCCCAGACGCCAGTACCAGCGGCCCTGGCCGTACTTAGCCAGCGCCAAACGGACGTTCGTCGGATTGAAGGTGAAGTACTCGACGCATTGGCCAGCAAAGTAGGGGCGCAGGATGTTAAGTTCGACAAGATTCTGGCCATGCTGAGTATGGACTCGAAAGTGGTCGTTGCTGGTACGAAATTCAAAGGTGAGATGTTCCTGGCAGCCTCTTCATCGGGTATTCAGCCACGAATGAGCCTGAACGGTGGCCCGGTGCGGGTTCAGGACGGACAGGGCATCATTGAGTTTACAGCACAAGGTGGTTCGTATGACAAAAATGGTTTGTCGAAACGTACGCTGAATGGCTCGATCTCGTATATGCAGCCAAATGGTGAAAACAAAACCGTTACGTTCAACCGTGAGTATTTTGTTGCCAAGCCATCGTACGAAATCGAATCGGGTTCATTCCCTCCGCTGTACCTGGGTTGCGCTAACAAACTGAGTGTTCAGAGCCCTCAGCTGGGTGCCCTCTGGAGCCCAAGTTTCTCAGCTGACGGCGCGTCAGTTATTCAGTCGGGTGAAAAAGGTAAGATTACGATTGTGCCAAATGCAGCCCGTGTAACGCTGAACGTTAGTAACGCGGGCAGCTTGTTGGGTAAAAACGACTTTCGGGTGAATCGGGTACCAAAACCAACACTGGAAGTGTATGCAGGCGGATCCAAAGTGGATGAGCGTCGGGGAATGTCTGTATCGGCAGTACGTAGCATTCGTGTTAATGCCGTAGCGGACGAAAGTTTCCGTAACTATTCACCGGACGACGCAAATTTCCGGGTGTCGGGTATTACTGTATCACTGGCCCGTGGTAGCCGGCGGGTAGGCAGTCCTGTATCATTAGGTGCGGGTGGTGGTTCTGTCGGGGCATTAGCTGCTGATGCTCAGCCCGGTGATCGTTACGTAGTGGAAGTAGAAGGTGTTCAACGGCGTAACTTCCAAGGCAACGTTAGTGATGTTCCTATGGGACGCCCAACGTTTATTATCCCACTTAACTAG
- the gldL gene encoding gliding motility protein GldL, whose amino-acid sequence MAAAKSTNFFWDRLVPTIYSAGAAVVVLGAMAKIQHINSLGWLLTAGLITEAVIFGLYAMQSFLFPVSASGEGYAWERVYPELADDYKGEARKPAPQANGLTGNMDQMLAQAKVTPDVFEKLGSGFRNLNDTVSKLGDLTDATVATNDYARNVKSASSSISEMNKSYGTAITAMNSMADATTDAKDYRDQFQKVTKNMGALNAVYELELQDTNKHLKAMNAFYGNLTSAMENMADASRDAQQFKNEMAKLTGNLASLNTVYGSMLTAMRGSVTK is encoded by the coding sequence ATGGCAGCAGCAAAGTCCACGAATTTCTTTTGGGATCGTTTAGTACCAACCATTTATAGTGCCGGGGCCGCCGTCGTCGTATTGGGGGCAATGGCTAAAATTCAACACATCAATTCTCTGGGCTGGCTGCTTACGGCCGGTCTGATTACCGAAGCTGTTATTTTTGGACTCTACGCCATGCAGAGCTTCCTGTTCCCTGTTTCGGCATCGGGCGAAGGCTACGCCTGGGAACGTGTTTATCCAGAACTGGCTGACGATTATAAAGGTGAAGCCCGCAAACCGGCTCCACAGGCAAACGGTCTGACCGGTAACATGGATCAGATGCTGGCACAGGCAAAAGTTACGCCTGACGTTTTCGAAAAACTGGGTTCGGGCTTCCGTAACCTGAATGATACCGTATCAAAACTAGGTGATCTGACCGACGCTACGGTGGCAACAAATGATTACGCCCGTAACGTGAAATCAGCGTCTTCGTCAATTAGCGAAATGAACAAGTCGTACGGTACAGCAATTACGGCCATGAACTCAATGGCCGACGCCACGACGGACGCGAAAGATTACCGCGATCAGTTCCAGAAAGTAACCAAAAACATGGGCGCGCTGAACGCCGTTTATGAACTGGAACTGCAGGATACAAACAAACACCTGAAAGCCATGAACGCTTTCTACGGTAACTTGACTTCGGCAATGGAAAATATGGCCGATGCCAGCCGTGATGCGCAGCAGTTCAAAAACGAAATGGCTAAGCTGACAGGTAACCTGGCTTCGCTGAATACCGTATACGGTAGCATGCTGACAGCCATGCGTGGCAGCGTCACGAAATAA
- a CDS encoding uroporphyrinogen-III synthase has product MNETSMQSIEDRQTKVSRLLVTQSRPVDEKSPYFDLVSKYNLHIDFRPFIEIQGVSFKDFRKQKINILAHTAIIFTSRNAIDHFFRICQEGRIEVPTDMKYFCISEQTANYLQKYIVIRKRKIFNGNKTATELFDLIKKHKTEKFLFPCSNIRSNDIPEFMDTSSLHLTEAVMYETLPTDLSDLDIQSYDIIAFFSPSGVTSLFHNFPDYKQNGARMAAFGPTTAKAITEAGLMLDIEAPLPNAPSMTGALDLYIKKANNQ; this is encoded by the coding sequence ATGAACGAGACCAGCATGCAATCGATCGAGGATCGGCAAACGAAAGTAAGCCGGCTGTTAGTGACTCAATCCCGACCTGTCGACGAAAAATCCCCTTACTTCGATTTAGTTAGCAAGTACAATCTGCACATTGACTTCCGACCGTTTATTGAAATACAGGGCGTATCCTTCAAAGATTTCCGTAAGCAGAAAATTAACATTCTGGCGCACACGGCTATTATCTTTACTAGTCGGAATGCCATCGACCATTTCTTCCGGATTTGTCAGGAAGGTCGGATCGAGGTACCTACCGATATGAAGTACTTCTGTATCTCTGAGCAGACGGCCAACTACCTGCAGAAATACATCGTTATCCGGAAACGTAAGATTTTCAACGGCAATAAAACGGCAACCGAGCTGTTCGATCTGATCAAAAAGCACAAGACCGAGAAGTTTCTGTTTCCCTGCTCCAACATCCGGAGCAACGACATTCCGGAGTTCATGGATACCAGCAGTCTTCATCTGACGGAAGCCGTGATGTACGAAACCTTACCTACCGATCTGTCGGATCTGGATATTCAATCGTATGATATTATTGCGTTCTTCAGTCCGTCGGGCGTAACGTCGCTGTTCCATAACTTCCCGGATTATAAACAGAATGGGGCACGGATGGCTGCCTTCGGCCCAACTACGGCCAAAGCTATCACCGAAGCCGGTCTGATGCTTGATATTGAAGCACCGCTACCCAATGCTCCGTCCATGACTGGCGCGCTGGATTTATACATTAAAAAGGCCAACAACCAGTAA
- a CDS encoding type IX secretion system membrane protein PorP/SprF, with protein MIRTFYAFALVVLLTGVRTAVAQVEDPQLSMYMYNPVYYNPAAAGSEGVSRLQLVQRTQYVGYTPTITSDGGAQSTQLISFNMPLAGIKSGIGIYAFNDRIGPITNQTVQAAYAYRLALKSGTLALGVQAGFYSKGYDYGQLRPGEPADPLIPTGQISQARPDFGAGVYYNTTDYWIGVSMKHINQASYVLGTDRSVNPLSRNAFLTAGYRLGIGYDIDVQPSVLVQYSTVGGVTSSNVSLNLVGTYANRIWAGVGYRWQDALTATAGINLLRDNSLRLGGAFDFVIGGTQIKSATSYEILLAYAFPALDSRKKPIVRTPRFRY; from the coding sequence ATGATTCGCACATTTTACGCATTTGCTTTGGTGGTACTATTAACTGGCGTTCGAACTGCTGTAGCGCAGGTCGAGGATCCTCAGTTAAGCATGTACATGTACAATCCGGTATACTACAATCCGGCGGCTGCCGGGTCGGAAGGGGTGTCGAGGCTGCAGCTTGTGCAGCGGACTCAGTACGTTGGATACACACCTACCATAACCAGTGATGGCGGGGCACAGAGTACGCAGCTGATTTCCTTCAATATGCCCCTGGCAGGCATTAAAAGTGGTATCGGTATCTACGCCTTTAATGACCGTATCGGCCCTATAACGAACCAGACGGTTCAGGCGGCTTATGCGTACCGGCTAGCGCTTAAGAGTGGTACATTGGCGCTGGGGGTACAGGCTGGCTTCTATAGCAAAGGTTACGATTACGGGCAGCTGAGGCCCGGTGAACCAGCCGATCCACTCATCCCTACAGGACAGATCAGCCAGGCCCGACCTGATTTTGGCGCTGGAGTTTATTATAATACCACCGACTACTGGATCGGTGTCAGCATGAAGCATATCAACCAGGCGAGCTATGTATTGGGTACGGATCGTTCGGTCAATCCGCTCAGCCGAAACGCTTTCCTGACGGCTGGTTACCGACTGGGCATCGGCTATGACATCGATGTACAACCGTCGGTACTGGTACAGTACAGTACGGTAGGGGGCGTAACCAGCTCGAACGTATCGCTCAATCTGGTCGGTACGTATGCTAATCGCATCTGGGCAGGTGTTGGCTATCGGTGGCAGGATGCGCTAACGGCCACAGCCGGTATAAACCTGCTACGTGACAATTCGCTGCGGCTTGGTGGGGCCTTTGATTTCGTGATTGGCGGTACGCAGATTAAGAGCGCTACGTCGTACGAAATACTACTGGCATACGCCTTCCCGGCTCTCGATTCCCGTAAGAAGCCAATCGTGCGCACGCCACGTTTCCGTTATTAA
- the uvrC gene encoding excinuclease ABC subunit UvrC: MADFDYKKELAKVPHEPGVYRYFDATGEVIYVGKAKDLKNRVSSYFTNSRQHDRKTLRLVSQIRKLEFTIVHTEFDALLLENQLIKRYQPKYNILLRDDKTYPFVCVMNEHFPRVITTRSVDRKLGTFYGPFANLKPMYTVLDMFSQLFTIRTCNYNLAPENIQAGKYKVCLEYHIGNCKGPCEGKQEEADYNKDIEQVHHILKGNLKPAQEYFKGRMVEAANDLAFEQAQQYKERIDVLQRFQSKSTVVNPKIADADVFSIASDETSAYINFMKVVNGTIVQAQTVEVKKKLDETDTDLLAMMIVEFRSQYGSQAKEIISSIPLDVDLQAEITVPQIGDKKKLLDMSLKNVLYFRRERQERAAAEATANASKKDRVLIRLKQDLQLKTLPNRIECFDNSNIQGTNPVSAMVCFIGGKPANKEYRHFSIKTVIGPNDFASMYEVVTRRYTRVLEEATGLPDLIVIDGGKGQLSAACDALKALDLYGKVPIIGIAKRLEEIYFPEDTLPLYIDKKSESLKLIQRIRDEAHRFAITYHRDKRSRNSLISELENVDGIGKKTAAKLLKHFKGVNKIREAPFDEVAELVGKDRANKLKTYFETLQSA, translated from the coding sequence GTGGCCGATTTTGATTACAAAAAAGAACTGGCGAAAGTGCCTCACGAACCGGGCGTCTATCGGTATTTCGACGCGACGGGTGAGGTGATTTATGTTGGTAAAGCCAAAGACCTAAAAAACCGGGTTAGCAGCTATTTCACCAATTCCCGGCAGCATGACCGCAAGACGCTACGGTTGGTCAGTCAGATTCGGAAGCTGGAATTTACTATTGTCCATACCGAATTTGACGCGTTATTACTGGAAAACCAGTTAATCAAACGCTATCAGCCCAAGTACAACATCCTGTTGCGGGATGACAAAACGTATCCGTTCGTTTGCGTAATGAACGAGCATTTCCCCCGCGTTATCACCACGCGCAGTGTCGACCGCAAGCTGGGTACGTTCTACGGGCCGTTTGCGAATCTGAAACCTATGTATACGGTGCTGGATATGTTCAGCCAGTTGTTCACGATTCGTACCTGTAATTACAACCTCGCTCCCGAGAATATTCAGGCGGGCAAGTACAAGGTTTGTCTGGAATACCATATTGGCAACTGCAAAGGTCCTTGTGAAGGCAAGCAGGAGGAAGCTGATTACAACAAAGACATTGAGCAGGTTCATCATATTCTGAAAGGAAATCTCAAACCGGCGCAGGAATATTTCAAAGGCCGCATGGTAGAAGCGGCCAACGACCTGGCTTTTGAGCAGGCACAGCAATACAAGGAACGAATCGATGTCCTACAGCGATTCCAGAGCAAATCGACCGTTGTCAACCCCAAAATTGCCGACGCTGACGTATTCTCTATTGCGTCTGACGAGACCTCGGCCTACATCAACTTCATGAAGGTGGTAAACGGGACAATTGTGCAGGCTCAGACGGTTGAGGTGAAAAAGAAACTCGACGAAACCGATACGGATTTGCTGGCCATGATGATTGTTGAGTTTCGAAGCCAGTACGGTAGCCAAGCGAAAGAAATCATTTCCAGTATTCCGCTCGACGTTGATCTACAGGCCGAAATTACGGTACCACAGATTGGCGATAAGAAGAAACTACTGGACATGTCGCTTAAGAACGTCCTATATTTCCGGCGCGAACGGCAGGAACGAGCCGCAGCTGAAGCAACAGCTAATGCCAGCAAGAAGGACCGGGTGCTTATCCGACTGAAGCAGGATTTGCAGCTAAAAACGCTACCGAACCGTATTGAGTGTTTCGATAACTCAAATATCCAGGGTACGAATCCCGTTTCGGCCATGGTCTGCTTCATCGGTGGCAAACCGGCCAATAAGGAATATCGACATTTTTCGATCAAGACCGTTATCGGCCCGAACGACTTTGCCAGTATGTACGAGGTTGTTACGCGTCGCTATACCCGAGTTCTGGAAGAAGCCACCGGCCTGCCCGATCTGATTGTTATTGACGGGGGCAAAGGCCAGCTTAGCGCTGCCTGCGATGCGCTAAAAGCGCTTGACCTATACGGTAAGGTCCCTATTATTGGTATCGCTAAACGACTGGAGGAAATCTACTTCCCCGAAGATACGTTACCCTTATACATCGATAAAAAGTCGGAATCGCTTAAGCTGATTCAACGCATCCGGGACGAAGCCCACCGCTTTGCCATTACGTATCACCGCGATAAACGGAGTCGAAACAGTCTGATCAGCGAACTGGAAAATGTGGATGGTATCGGTAAGAAAACAGCAGCTAAGCTGCTTAAGCACTTTAAAGGTGTCAACAAGATCCGCGAAGCACCGTTTGATGAGGTCGCTGAACTGGTCGGTAAGGACCGCGCGAACAAGCTGAAAACCTACTTCGAGACGCTACAGAGCGCATAA
- a CDS encoding SUMF1/EgtB/PvdO family nonheme iron enzyme, with product MMKYNWFTINATRGVMVAAVVLLMQGCGFVKSKFGGGGKGGEVGVTNGEITATGRKGWKQPTPYGMVLVPSGSFIMGQADEDIAATQINMNRQVTISSFYMDDTEISNHEYRQYVNALLADSVSTLGEEEIMAKYYPDTTVWKNDFTYHNGDPMLEHYYGHPAFDTYPVVGVSWIAARHFCQWRTNTLNDYRTQEGGYRSFGFRLPSEAEWEWAARGGKNGAKYPWGNPYVANGKGCYLANFKPQRGNFDADGYPYTAPGNAYSPNDYGLYNMAGNVAEWCRDAYSDNANAIVWDMNPDNQNADEPRKVVRGGSWKDIAYYLETGTRYYEDENQKRSYIGFRCVMDNLEGRAASGRGGRSASSKSKGSKKAAKEKKV from the coding sequence ATGATGAAGTATAACTGGTTTACAATCAATGCAACCCGTGGAGTGATGGTCGCGGCAGTGGTTCTGCTAATGCAGGGGTGCGGATTTGTGAAGTCAAAATTTGGTGGTGGCGGCAAAGGTGGTGAAGTAGGCGTGACAAACGGGGAAATTACGGCTACCGGTCGTAAAGGCTGGAAACAGCCAACTCCTTACGGCATGGTACTCGTTCCTTCAGGTTCGTTCATCATGGGTCAGGCCGACGAAGATATTGCTGCTACGCAGATCAACATGAACCGGCAGGTGACGATCAGTTCATTCTACATGGACGATACGGAAATCTCGAACCACGAATACCGGCAGTACGTAAATGCACTGCTGGCGGATTCTGTTTCGACGCTGGGTGAAGAAGAAATCATGGCAAAGTATTATCCGGATACCACCGTCTGGAAAAACGACTTCACCTATCACAACGGTGACCCCATGCTGGAGCATTACTATGGGCATCCTGCTTTCGATACGTATCCGGTAGTAGGGGTGAGCTGGATTGCTGCCCGGCATTTCTGCCAATGGCGTACGAACACGCTCAACGATTACCGGACGCAGGAAGGTGGTTACCGCTCGTTTGGTTTCCGGTTGCCATCGGAAGCTGAGTGGGAATGGGCCGCTCGTGGTGGCAAGAACGGCGCAAAATATCCTTGGGGTAACCCCTACGTAGCGAACGGCAAAGGTTGCTACCTGGCTAACTTTAAACCACAGCGTGGTAACTTCGATGCCGATGGCTATCCATACACGGCACCGGGTAATGCCTACAGCCCGAACGATTACGGTCTCTACAATATGGCCGGTAACGTCGCTGAATGGTGCCGTGATGCCTATTCTGACAACGCCAACGCTATTGTCTGGGATATGAACCCCGACAACCAGAATGCCGACGAACCACGTAAAGTTGTTCGGGGTGGTTCCTGGAAAGACATTGCGTATTACCTCGAAACAGGCACGCGTTACTACGAAGACGAAAATCAGAAGCGTTCGTACATCGGTTTCCGTTGCGTAATGGATAACCTGGAAGGTCGGGCTGCTTCGGGACGTGGTGGTCGTTCGGCCAGCTCTAAGAGCAAAGGCAGTAAGAAAGCCGCCAAAGAGAAAAAAGTTTAA
- a CDS encoding DUF4271 domain-containing protein: MQRVVRSSVPLFRSFILSLFLFVFSASAQQERKTNGVGPEGRYYPVHNFQDDFLVYDEGAQAYVPYIAEQHAAETALSTYVDLESNRHYNLLVSTKQDGYLFINAALKRKLIGGQWQVLSIDSLYQVYRSANRRKGLGVRPEIFLTLYGAAGIKDKQLFVAYSKSASTQKLVVLRDDNLSVRPRPGTTYESFLSAGLLFLLATHAFLYAFSRRAFQRFYSLRDLLSLRAQEESFLINRPLSGTNILFTLNLGFVIAYLALFVQHQGIDLVSSQLVLPGEPRFWWLSSEFLLLGVGAFLVIMSKYVALEVVGGLYKLQDTVAIHFFKIQQSSLLFFTLLTLLLAVIAYNTSAASWSQNVLLFPLIGFYLLRLALLYLVIRTVEPIKNLYLFSYLCLVELIPLIIGLRYVL, from the coding sequence TTGCAACGGGTTGTTCGCTCATCAGTACCACTCTTTCGCTCTTTCATTCTTTCGCTCTTTCTTTTTGTCTTTTCCGCTTCGGCCCAGCAGGAGCGAAAAACCAACGGGGTCGGTCCGGAAGGACGCTACTATCCCGTCCATAATTTTCAAGACGATTTTCTGGTCTATGACGAAGGCGCTCAGGCTTACGTGCCTTACATTGCTGAACAGCATGCCGCCGAGACGGCGCTTAGTACGTATGTCGATCTTGAAAGTAACCGGCATTACAATCTGCTGGTATCGACCAAACAGGATGGTTACCTGTTCATTAATGCCGCCCTCAAGCGGAAATTGATAGGGGGACAGTGGCAGGTGCTGAGCATTGACAGTCTCTACCAGGTCTATCGAAGTGCCAACCGACGAAAGGGGCTGGGTGTTCGTCCGGAAATTTTCCTTACCCTCTACGGAGCCGCGGGCATAAAAGACAAACAGCTGTTTGTTGCGTATTCAAAGTCTGCTTCAACGCAGAAACTCGTTGTGCTACGGGATGACAACCTGAGCGTACGGCCCCGTCCCGGCACCACGTACGAGAGTTTTCTGAGCGCTGGTCTGCTGTTTCTGCTGGCTACCCATGCCTTTCTGTACGCCTTCTCCCGGCGCGCCTTTCAGCGGTTCTACAGTCTGCGTGATTTGCTATCACTGCGAGCGCAGGAAGAATCGTTTCTCATCAATCGCCCCCTGAGCGGCACGAACATCCTGTTTACCCTGAATCTGGGTTTTGTTATTGCCTACCTGGCTTTGTTTGTCCAGCACCAGGGCATCGATTTGGTATCATCACAGCTTGTTTTACCCGGCGAACCGCGGTTCTGGTGGCTGAGCAGCGAATTTCTACTGCTGGGCGTAGGGGCCTTTCTGGTGATAATGAGTAAGTACGTAGCGCTGGAGGTTGTTGGCGGATTATATAAACTTCAGGATACAGTTGCCATTCACTTTTTCAAAATTCAGCAGTCGTCGCTGCTCTTCTTTACATTGCTGACTCTGCTGCTGGCTGTCATTGCCTATAACACGTCCGCAGCGAGCTGGTCCCAGAATGTACTGTTGTTTCCACTGATCGGCTTTTACCTGCTGCGGCTGGCTCTGTTGTATTTGGTTATCCGGACAGTGGAACCTATCAAGAATCTTTATTTATTTTCTTACCTTTGCCTCGTAGAATTGATCCCGCTTATCATTGGCCTGCGCTATGTGCTGTGA
- the gldN gene encoding gliding motility protein GldN, whose translation MIQFRTAAIATVMLAVAGGAIAQEKASTGKNSLSVRAVDENDIMMKKTLWRRIDLKEKQNQSMFSKNNEITKYLIDAVKAGLIDAYVNDSVTTKLTPEKFHERLLIPNAGGGLSAEEIAAGFGNDAAGNATGDGWGDAKKPADKKAAEDGWGAPAAKKAQPADDGWGAPAPKKKTVAKNAKGKKGAKAAPVVEEAPKVDTVAKAPSFQGDEYFAKEFNILEIKEDWIFDRKRSRLYYDIQTVTIFLPSDKNTAGVETPLATFKYKDLDQLFRSDPKKFIWYNPQNQAQHKNLADAFDLRLFYGRITKVANPGDTDLVGMYGDREGLMKSYQTEYELMETEHSLWEY comes from the coding sequence ATGATACAGTTTAGAACGGCAGCTATCGCAACTGTGATGTTGGCAGTGGCCGGAGGAGCAATAGCGCAGGAAAAGGCGAGCACCGGCAAAAATTCGCTGTCTGTTCGTGCCGTCGACGAGAATGACATCATGATGAAGAAGACCCTTTGGCGTCGGATCGACCTGAAGGAAAAGCAGAATCAGTCGATGTTTTCCAAAAATAACGAAATTACAAAGTATCTAATCGACGCAGTAAAAGCGGGTTTGATTGATGCTTATGTTAATGATTCGGTTACGACTAAGTTGACACCGGAGAAATTTCACGAGCGGCTCTTGATTCCAAACGCGGGCGGGGGCTTATCGGCGGAAGAGATTGCAGCAGGATTTGGTAATGATGCCGCTGGAAACGCAACTGGTGATGGCTGGGGCGATGCCAAAAAACCTGCTGATAAAAAAGCCGCTGAAGATGGCTGGGGTGCTCCCGCAGCTAAGAAAGCGCAGCCTGCTGATGACGGTTGGGGAGCACCTGCGCCCAAAAAGAAAACGGTAGCGAAGAACGCTAAAGGTAAAAAAGGCGCTAAGGCGGCTCCCGTAGTTGAAGAAGCGCCTAAAGTTGATACGGTAGCTAAAGCGCCTTCGTTTCAGGGGGATGAGTACTTCGCGAAGGAATTTAATATTCTTGAAATAAAGGAAGACTGGATTTTCGACCGGAAGCGTTCGCGTCTGTATTACGATATTCAGACGGTGACAATTTTCCTGCCTTCCGATAAGAATACGGCTGGTGTTGAAACGCCCCTGGCGACGTTCAAATACAAAGATCTGGACCAACTGTTCCGCAGCGATCCAAAGAAATTCATCTGGTATAACCCACAAAACCAGGCTCAGCACAAAAACCTGGCCGATGCGTTTGACCTCCGTTTGTTCTACGGCCGGATTACGAAAGTGGCCAACCCCGGTGATACGGATCTGGTTGGTATGTACGGCGATCGGGAAGGTCTGATGAAGTCATACCAGACCGAATATGAGCTGATGGAAACCGAGCACAGCCTTTGGGAGTACTAA